The genomic window CGAGCGGGTAGGGCGAGCCGAGCGCCTTCAGATCGCGCAGCAGCCAATGGTCGAAGCTCATCAGGGCGACTTTGCCCTCATAGCCGTCGAGCACTTCGAGCACGGATTCGGCAAAGCCCTCGTCATCGGCCTCGCGGCCCTTGAGCTCCAGCACCAACGGGACCTTGCCCTTGACGAGCTCGAGGAGTTGGCTGAGCGTCGGTACCTTGTCACCAGTGCCGCCGACGGCGATCAGGCCGAGTTCCCTCGACGTGCGTTCGCGAATGTCGCCGTTGAGGTTGCACAGGCGCTGCAGATCCTCGTCATGAAAGATGATCGGCACGCCGTCGGAGGCATAATGCAGGTCACATTCGATCGCAAAGCCGGCTTCGACGGCGCGCGAGAAGGCCGAAAGCGTGTTTTCCCAGACATGCTTGTTGAGGTCGTGATAGCCGCGATGGGCGACCGGCACGTCCTTGATCCAGTCGGCATTGGTCATTCTGCGATTTCCATGATAGCGTCAATTTCGACGGCGGCGTTCAGCGGCAGGGCGGCCATGCCGACGGCAGCGCGCGCATGTTTGCCGGCCTCGCCGAGCACACCAGCAATCAGGTTCGAAGCACCGTTGATGACGAGATGCTGCTCGATGAAGTCGGGCGCGGAAGCGACGAAGCCATTCAGCTTGATGACGCGACGGATGCGGCGGAGATCGCCGCCAAGTGCCGCCTTCGCCTGGGCAAGGATATTGATGGCGCAGAGTTCGGCGCCGCGCTGGCCGCCCGCAACGTCGACCGTCTTGCCGAGATGGCCTGATACGGCGACCTTGCCGCCTTCGAGCGGCAGCTGTCCGGAGATGTAGAGAAGATTGCCGCTGATGACATAGGGAACGTAGTTTGCGGCGGGTGCCGCAGCTTCAGGCAGGGTTATCCCCATCTCAGTCAGGCGCGCTGCAATTTCATCGGACATTTTCGTCTCCGCTTTTGTTGTCAATGTTTCAAAAATTATGCATCAAGACTAGAATCTTTAATATGACAGCTTCGAGCCTCGATTTGGCCGAAAGAGTTCTTATAACATCGCGGCCGAGTCCAACAGGAGTTAATGAATGTTCCGATCGAGTCTTGCCGCTCTGCTTCTCGTCAGCGCTTCCGCCAATGCATGGGCGGCCGCGCCTGCGGTGAGCGCGGCGATCGCGACCGGCCTCGTCGCCCATCGCGCCGTCTACGATCTGGAACTGAAGGACGCCTCGGACCGCTCTGGCATCGCCGGCATGTACGGTCGCATGGTCTATGAATTCGACGGCAACTATTGTCAGGGCTTTACCACCAATTTCCGCTTCGTGACGCAGATCAACACCGGCGACAGCGTGCGCGTCAGCGACCAGCAGACGAAGACCTTCGAAAATCTGAAGGATGGTAAGTTCACCTTCGATACCAAATCCTTCACCGACGACCAACTCGACAAGGAGGTCAACGGTGCTGCCCAGGATCAGCCCGATGGCGTGAAGGTCGATCTCACGCAGCCGGCAAGCCGTGAGCTTCAGCTTGCCGAAAGCCGTTTTCCCACAGAGCACATGCTCGACGTGATCCAGCATGCCAAGGACGGCAAGCGCTTCTTCGAGGCCCGCGTCTTCGACGGCTCTGATGACGGCGACAAGTCGCTGGTAACGACGACGATCGTCGGCAAACAGGAAATCCCTGTTGCCGAGGAGGCCGATTCCGGCAATGCAGGCGCCTTCTCCAAGGCCGCCTTCTGGCCGGTGACCATCGCCTATTTCAATGAGAATGCGAAATCGGACGCGCTGCCTGTCTACCGCATGTCCTTCAAGCTCTATGAGAACGGCATCACCCGCGATCTCACGATGGATTACGGCGATTTCGTCCTGACCGGAAAGCTCGCCAAGCTGGAGCTGCTCGATCGTAAGGCCGAGGCCTGCAAGTAAGCGCAGGATTTCTCAGCCGTCATAAAACTGTATCATAAAATTCACTATGGTTCGGCGACCGGCAATGGCTGAGTCGCCGGCGCGTCGTCGTGCTCTTCGAGCCGCGATCCTTGCTACCAAGCCATTGCGATCAAGCCTGTTTGTTCGAAGATAGGCCTTGAAGACCATCCTGCGCTGCAAGCTTGGAAAGCCCGACCTATGGCCGACACGGACCTCGCGACTGTTCAGAACGCCGCCCTGCCGGTCGTCGCCGCCGATCCGGCGGAAATTGCCCGCATTTCCGATAACATCAACATCAGCGACCGCGCCGGTATCTCGGTCTATGGCGACCGTGCCCAGCAGACTGTCAGCGACTATGCCGACAGGATCCTGCGCGAGGTTCGCAACAAGGATCTCGGCGACGTGGGCCGCCTGCTGACCGACATCATCCTCAAGTCGAAGAGCCTCGATCCGGCATCGCTGAAGGAGCAGGGTTTCCTCAGCCGCATGTTCCTCTCCGCCAAAGCGCGGCTCGAACGCTTCAAGGAGGCGTTCGAGGATGTGGCCGGCCAAATCGATCGGATCGGCCTCGAGCTCGACCGTCACAAGGATACGCTGAGACGCGACATCGCGTTGCTCGACGACCTTCACGAGGAAACCAGGCAGTCGATCACACGGCTCGACGCCTATGTGCAGGCCGGTAAGAATTTCGCCGAGCATTTCCGCAGCGTCGAGCTGCCGAAGCTGAAGGCTGAGGCCGAAGCAGCAGCGACCGGTCCCGGCGGCGGCATACTGGAAGCGCAAACCTATCAGGACAGCCTGCAGGCGCTCGACCGGCTGGAGAAGCGGGTGTTCTATCTGCAGCAGGCCCGTCAGCTCGGCATCCAGCAATTGCCGCAGATCCGCATCGTCCAGGCGGGCGACGAGACTCTGATCGAGAACCTGCAGGCGACCTCGGCGCTAACAGTGCCGGCCTGGAAGCAGAAGATGGTCATCCTGCTCGGCCTGACGCGGCAGAAATCGGCGCTCGATCTTCAGAAGGCGGTGACCGACGCCACCAATGACATGATCCGTCAGGCGTCGGAGATGATGAAGGACCAGGCGATCGCTATCGAACAGCAATCGCAGCGCGGAATCGTTGATATCGACACGCTTGCCAAGGCGAACAAGGATCTGATCGACACCATATCGGGCGTGCTTCAGGTTCAGGAAGAGGGGCGCCGGAAGCGGGCGCTCGCCGAGCAGCAGATGGAGCAGATGACGATCGAGCTCAAGAAGGCGATGACCCAGGCGTGATCGGCAACATGACGATGCGAGCGCTGTTTTCGAGCCTGGCACTTCTTGCCGCTCTCATTCTTTCGGGCTGCGATCCCTTCGGCAGGGGGCCGGATTTCTCGATCGTATCGGGATCGGAAAATACCGTCCTGCAGCCGATCGTCGAGGAATTCTGCAAGCAGAAGAACGCCACTTGCACCTTCAAATATGAAGGCACGCTCGATATCGGCCTGGCGCTGCAAAGCGACCAGGGCGTCGAGCAGGATGCTGTCTGGCCGGCTTCCAGCGTGTGGGTCGAGATGTTTGACACCAGGCGCCGCGTCAAGAGCCTCACTTCGATCGCGCAGACGCCGGTGGTGTTGGGCGTGCGCAAGTCGAAGGCGCAACAGCTCGGCTGGATCGGCAAGGACGTCTTCATGAAGGACATTCTTGCCGCGGTCGAAAGTGGATCGCTGAAATTCCTGATGACCTCGGCGACGCAATCCAACTCGGGCGCCAGCGCCTATCTCGCCATGCTGTCGAGCGCGCTCGGCAACAAGCCGGTGATCGAACCCGGCGATCTCGACGACAAAAACGTCCAGGAAAGCGTCCGGGCGCTGCTTTCAGGGGTAGAGCGTTCGTCAGGCTCTTCCGGCTGGCTCGCCGACCTCTATGTCGATTCCGCCCGCAAGGGTAAGCTCTACGATGCGATGTGGAACTACGAAGCGGTGCTGAAGGAGACCAACGATAAGCTCGCCGCCCTCTCGCAGGAGCCGCTTTACGCGATCTATCCGGCCGATGGCGTCGCCATGGCGGATTCGCCGATCGGCTTCGTCGATCACGGCCGCGGTGCGGAAGTCCAGACCTTCTTCAACGATCTGCTCGCCTACCTCCGTTCGGCTCCCGTACAGCAACGCATTGCTGATACCGGCCGGCGCATCCCGCTGACCGGCGTTGCGGCAAAACCGGAACCGAACTGGAATTTCGATCCCTCCCGGCTCGTGACCGCCATCCGTATGCCGGAGGCGGGCGTCATCCGCCAGGCGCTCACTCTTTATCAGGCGGCGCTACGCAAGCCGTCGCTGACTGCGCTGTGCCTGGATTTTTCAGGCTCCATGCAGGGCAATGGCGAGGACCAGTTGCAGCAGGCGATGCGCTTCCTGTTGACGCCCGACGAGGCGAGCAAGGTGCTGGTGCAATGGTCGCCTGCCGACCAGATCATCGTCATTCCCTTCGATGGAACGGTGCGCAGCACCTTCATGGCGAGCGGAAATCCATTGGAGCAGGAAGGCCTGCTGAACGAGATTTCCCGGCAAAGGGCGAATGGCGGCACGAATATGTATGCTTGTGCCGAGCGAGCTCTGCAGCAGATCGCCAGAACCGACAGGCTCTCGACTTATCTGCCGGCGATCGTCATCATGACCGATGGCAAGTCCGATGATCAAAGCCAGGCTTTCATGAGCGAATGGAACGCGACCGAGCCGCATGTACCGATCTTCGGCATCACCTTCGGCGACGCCGACAAGACCCAGCTCGACGCACTTGCAAAGCAGACCTCGGCGCGCGTATTCGACGGCGGTTCGGATCTCGCTGCCGCCTTCCGCACCGCGCGCGGTTATAATTAGGACGGGCATGCGTAACTGGCTCGGCAATGACGGTAACTGGATCGTGGCGGGGCTGGCGGCGGCAATTATCGTGCCCCTTCTGAGCTTTGCTGCCGGCATGCCCTATTGGATCGCTGCCATCATCGCCGCTTTGGTCTTTGCCGGTCTCGTTATTCTGCTGGCGCCGCGCCGGCTGTTCGAAGGCCTCGATATCAGGAGCATCGGCAGCGGACGCATCGCCTTCGCCCGCGATCTGCTGGAGGCCGCCGTTCCCTTTGCGCAGCGGCTGGAGACCGCCGCCGACACGATCAGCGATCGTCAGACCGCAATCGCTGTTCGCCATCTTGCCGAAATCGCTGCCGATGTCTTTGGCAAGGTTGAGGCCAAACCCGAAAGCGCGAACGCTGTGCGGCGGTTCCTTTCCTATTATCTGCCGCGCGCTGCTGAGGTGGCGGAAGGTTTTGCCGTCATCGAGGCCAAGCGCGCTCCCGACCCCAAGCAGCTGGAAGACGTCCGCGCCGTGCTGGTAAAGCTCGAAGACGCCTTCGTCCATTATGCCGATAGCCTGGTCGATGAGTCGCTCGGCACGCTCGACACTGATCTGCGCCTCATTCAGGCATCGCTCAAAGAGGATATCGGACGCTGATGGCCCTTTCTCGTCGCGCCTTTGGGGTGGGATTGCTCGGAGCCGGTGTCGTCGGCACGGGCGGTTATTTCGCCGTGCGTGATCGGCCGGAACTAAAGGGCCTGCTCGGTAGCCGCACGACGCTGTTCGGCTTCGTGGGCGGGGAGAAGGAGGCCTTCTTGGCCGATCCGGATGTCATCAGGGCGCTCGGCGGATATGGCTTGACGGTTGACAGCCGGGTGGCCGGCTCGGTGGAAATGGTGCGCGAACAGGCGCTGCTGTCGCAGCATCCGCAATTTCTCTGGCCGTCCTCCTCGATCATGGTCGATATCGCCAGGCAGAACGGCCTTGGCATCCGCAACGACCGCGTCGTGCTGAACACGCCTGTTGTCGTCTATTCCTGGCAGCCCGTCGTCGACGGACTGATGAAAGCAGGATTGGTAACGGTGACGAACGAAGGGCATCACCAGCTCGATCTCAGGGCGCTGCTCGATGCCATCCTTGCCGGTGCCGACTGGTCGAAACTTGGCGTCAATTCGCTCTACGGCCGTGCTCGCATTGTCTCGACCGATCCGAACCGCTCCAATTCCGGTTTCATGTTCGCAGGCCTCGTGCTCAGCCTTTTCAGCGGCAATGTCGCGACTTCAACCGATCTTGCCACGTTCAGCAGCAAAGTGCAGGCCATTTTCCGCAACATGGGATTCAAGTCGCCGTCATCAGGCAAGCTTTTCGATCAGTATCTGGCTGGCGGCCTCGGCGGCGAGCCGATGATCGTCGGCTATGAGAATCAGCTGGTCGAGTGGATCCTCGCCGATCCCGCGCGCTGGGAGCGCATCAAGGCGAGCGCAGGCGCAAAGCCGGTGGTGCTCTATCCGCGCCCGACCGTCTATTCCGCGCATCCGCTGATCGTCGTCGAAGAGACCGCCAACCGACTGATCGAGGCCTTGACCAGCCCAAGGCTGCAGGAGCTTGCCTGGACGAAGCATGGGTTCCGCGGTCCGCTCGGGACAGCTACGGGTAATGCAGACAGCGCCGTATCGGGCCTGCTGCCGGCCGAGATCGATGCCGTCCTCCCGACGCCCGACGCCGGTGTCATGCTGTCGCTGCTGTCGATGTTGGCAAGCTGAGGCGAATGAGGTCGGATTTTTTGGCATAAGCCTTGCTTTTGCGCCAAATCGAATGTATGGGCACCACCATTCCACACGTAAGGCATGGGATCGTCCGGGAGAAATCCGGGCTGTTCCGCCCGGTGGCATCCTCGAAGAGGGTGCTGTTCGCCTTGCGGAGGTTCAACCGGAAAAGGATAAAAAGGCATGGCATTGCCCGATTTCTCTATGCGCCAGCTTCTCGAAGCAGGCGTCCACTTCGGCCACCAGACGCACCGCTGGAACCCGAAGATGAAGCCGTATATCTTCGGCGACCGTAACAACATCCACATCATCGACCTGGCCCAGACCGTTCCGATGCTGTCGCGCGCCCTTCAGGTCGTCAGCGACACCGTTGCTCGCGGCGGCCGCGTTCTCTTCGTCGGCACCAAGCGCCAGGCGTCCGAGATCATCGCCGATAGCGCCAAGCGCTCGGCCCAGTATTACGTCAACTCGCGCTGGCTCGGCGGCATGATGACGAACTGGAAGACGATCTCCAACTCGATCCAGCGCCTGCGTAAGCTCGACGAAATCCTCGGCGGCGAAGCCCAGGGCTTCACCAAGAAGGAACGTCTGAACCTCGAGCGCGAGCGTGAAAAGCTCGACAAGGCTCTCGGCGGTATCCGCGATATGGGCGGCACTCCCGACCTGATGTTCATCATCGACACCAACAAGGAAAAGATCGCGATCGACGAAGCCAAGCGCCTCGGCATCCCGGTCGTCGCCATCATCGATTCGAACTGCGACCCTGACCTGATCGACTATCCGATCCCGGGCAACGACGACGCATCGCGTGCGATCGCTCTTTACTGCGAGCTGATCTCCCGCGCCGCCATCGATGGCATCGCGCGTCAGCAGAGCTCTTCCGGCCGCGATCTCGGCGCATCCTCCGAAGTTCCGGTCGAGCCGGCTCTCGAGGAAGCAGCCGAAGGCTGATGAAAGCGGGCGGACCGAAAAATCCGCCAAAGCTTGCAGAGACTGGGAAAGGCCGCTCGCGACTCATCGAAGTTCGGCGGCCTTGCCTGTTTCAGGGCGAAGGCATCAGGCGCTTCGCCAGATAAGTTTCGATATGACGCGTCTTCATCACGCTGTCATACATACAGGTACATTTCGTGCGTCAATCCGGTGCCGCGCCGCGCTTTGCGGCCCACCGTATGAACCGACAAGAGGAAGCTAATGAGCGAGATTACGGCTGCAATGGTGAAGGAACTGCGCGAGAAGACCGGCGCAGGCATGATGGACTGCAAGAAGGCTCTTGCTGAAACCAGCGGCGACATGGAAGCGGCGATCGACTGGCTGCGCGCCAAGGGCATCGCCAAGGCCGACAAGAAGTCTGGCCGTACCGCTGCCGAAGGCCTCATCGGCGTGGCGAGCGCCGGCACCAAGGCCGTCGTCGTCGAAGTCAACTCGGAAACCGACTTCGTCGCTCGTAACGACGCCTTCCAGGATCTCGTCCGCGGCATCGCCAAGGTCGCCGTATCCACCGACGGCACCGTCGATGCCATTGCCGCTGCGACCTACCCGGCATCCGGCAAGTCCGTCTCCGACACGATCAAGGACGCGGTCGCAACGATCGGCGAGAACATGAACCTGCGCCGTTCGGCTGCGCTTTCCGTCGAAGACGGTGTCGTCGCAACCTATATCCACAATGCCGTTTCCGACGGCCTCGGCAAGCTCGGCGTTCTCGTTGCGCTGAAGTCGACCGGCGACAAGGAAGCCCTGAACGCGATCGGCCGCCAGGTGGCCATGCATATCGCTGCGACCGCGCCGCTGGCGATCCGCCCTGAGGAAGTCGATGCCGCCGTCGCCGAGCGCGAGCGCAACGTCTTCATCGAGCAGTCGCGCGCTTCCGGCAAGCCCGACAACATCATCGAGAAGATGGTCGAAGGCCGCATGCGCAAGTTCTTCGAAGAAGTCGCACTTCTCTCGCAGGCTTTCGTCATCAATCCTGACCTGACGGTTGCTGCTGCTATCAAGGAAGCTGAAAAGGCCGTTGGCGCGCCGATCGAAGTCGCCGGCATGGCCCGCCTTCTGCTCGGCGAAGGCGTCGAGAAGGAAGAGACCGATTTCGCAGCCGAAGTTGCGGCTGCCGTCAAGGGCTGATCTTCCAGCCATAATTTGGAAAACGCCAGGGCATCGCGTGACAACGCGATGCCCTTCGTGTATCGGGCATTCACGGCAATTTACGAGGAGCCAAGATGTCTTTAGAGCCTGTCTATAAACGCGTTCTACTCAAGGCTTCCGGCGAAGCGCTCATGGGTGGCCAGGGTTTCGGGATTGATGTCACGGTGGCGGACCGCATAGCATCTGATATCGCCGAAGCGAGGCATATGGGCGTGGAAGTCGGCGTCGTCGTCGGTGGCGGCAACATTTTCCGCGGCGTCGCGGTAGCGTCCAAGGGCGGCGATCGGGTGACCGGCGACCATATGGGCATGCTCGGCACCATCATCAACGCGCTCGCGCTGGCGACCTCGCTGCGCAAGCTGAACATCGATACGGTGGTGCTTTCAGCCATCTCCATGCCTGAGATCTGCGAGAGCTTCTCGCAGCGCGCAACTCTCTATCATCTGTCGATGGGTCGCGTGGTGATCTTTGCTGGCGGCACCGGAAATCCCTTCTTCACCACCGATTCTGCCGCAGCACTGCGCGCCGCCGAAATGGGCGCGGAAGCAATCTTCAAGGGCACCCAGGTGGACGGCATCTATACTGCCGATCCCAAGAAATATCCCGATGCGACCCGCTTCGATCGCCTGACCCACCAGGAAGTTCTGGACAGGGGACTTGCGGTCATGGATGTTGCCGCCGTGGCGCTTGCCAGGGAAAATTCCATTCCGATCATCGTCTTCTCGATCCACGAGAAAGGCGGTTTTGCTGAAATCTTGACGGGCGGTGGCCTCAAGACCATCGTCTCCGACAATTGATAAGAGCTGCGCCGCGTATTCGGCGCAGTCCTCTCCAGACGGGAGTATCGACATGAGTGAAGGTATCGACATCAAGGAACTGAAGCGCCGCATGGACGGCGCGGTTTCCGCGTTCAAGAGCGACATTGCATCGCTGCGCACCGGCCGCGCCTCGGCCAATATTCTCGACCCGGTGACGATCGAGGCCTATGGTTCGCGCATGCCGCTGAACCAGGTTGCCAACATCACCGTACCCGAGCCCCGCATGCTGACTGTTTCCGTCTGGGACAAGTCGATGGTCGGCGCAGTCGATCGTGGCATCCGCGAATCCAATCTCGGCCTCAACCCGATCGTTGATGGCCAGAACCTGCGTATCCCGCTGCCGGAACTGAACGAGGAGCGCCGCAAGTCGCTCGTCAAGGTGGCCCATGATTACGCCGAAAAGAGCAAGGTTGCGATTCGTCACGTCCGCCGCGACGGCATGGACGGCCTCAAGAAGGCCGAAAAGGATGGCGTGATCGGCCAGGACGAGGGCAGGGCGCAGTCGGAGCGCGTACAGAAGATGACGGACGAGACGATTTCCGACATCGACCGCTTGCTTGCTGAGAAGGAAAAGGAAATCATGCAGGTCTAAGGGATCTGTGCCTTTGCCTGGAAAGACCGGACGGGAAATGTCGGAAGCTGCATTTGTAACTGTGCCAGAGCATGTTGCCATTATCATGGACGGCAACGGCCGTTGGGCCAAGCAGCGCGGTCTGCCGCGCACGATGGGTCATCGCAAGGGTGTCGAGACGGTGCGCGAGACGGTGCGCGCCGCCGCCGCCGCGGGCATCAAATATCTGACCCTCTTTGCCTTCTCCTCGGAGAACTGGCGACGGCCCGAGGCCGAGGTCTCCGATCTGCTCGGCCTGCTCAAGGCCTTCATTCGGCGCGACCTTGCCGAACTTCATCGCCAGAACGTGCGTATCAAGGTCATCGGCGACCGCCACACCCTGCGAAGCGACATTCTCGGCCTGCTGCTGGAGGCGGAGGAAACGACCAAAGAGAATAGCGCGCTGACGCTCGTCATCGCCTTCAACTACGGCTCGCGTGACGAGATTTCACGCGCCGTGGTGAGCTTGGCTAGAGATGTCGAAGAGGGCCGGCTGAGGGCGCAGGACATTACGCCCGCGCTGATCAACGCCCGGCTCGACACGGCCGGTATCCCCGATCCCGATCTTATCATCCGCACCAGCGGCGAGGAGCGGCTTTCCAATTTCCTTCTTTGGCAGGCCGCCTATTCGGAATTCGTCTTTCTTCCGGAATATTGGCCGGATTTCAGCCCCGATGTCTTTCGCTCTGCGCTCGAAAAATTCGCCTCTCGCGACCGGCGCTTCGGTGGCCTGTCGTCGCAAGCAGCTGCGGTCGGCACCTGATGCAGAGGGAATTGAAGCTCCGCATCGTTTCGGGACTGATTCTTGCTGTCATTGTTCTTGCGGCCACCTGGTACGGCGGCCTTGCCTTCCGCGCCCTGGCGGCGGTAATCGGCCTGCTGATCTACTATGAATGGTCCAGGATTACGGGCGTCGCGCGTGACTGGGTCGTCAATGCCGTCGGCTGGATCGGCGAGGCGGCGATTGCTTTTCTCGTGCTTGTCGGCAATTTCGAATTTGCCGCCGGCATGCTGGTCGGCGTCACCGCCGTCGGCATCGCTCTGATTATCGTACATGGCGCGAGCCGCTGGTTTCCGGCAGGTCTGTTTTATGCAGGTGCCACCGGCCTGGCCCTTGCCGCGATCAGAAGTGACGATCGGCCGGGCCTATACGCCATGCTCTTCGTCTTCGCCGTCGTTTGGGCAACCGATATCCTGGCCTATTTCGTCGGCCGGGCGCTTGGCGGTCCGAAGCTGGCGCCTTCGATCTCACCAGGAAAGACATGGTCAGGCGCAATAGGCGGCGCCGTTTCAGCGGTCGCGGCCGGCGTCTTTCTCGTGCATTTTCTTCTTCCCGGCGCTGAAATCATCGCCGCTTGCGTGGCGCTTGTTTTGTCGGTTTGCAGCCAGTCGGGTGATCTTTTTGAATCGTTCATCAAGCGGAAATTCGGCGTGAAGGATTCGAGCCGTCTCATTCCGGGGCATGGCGGCGTCATGGACCGGGTCGATGGACTGATTTTCGCCTGCTTTTCGGCGTTCTTGCTTGCTGGGCTTTTTTCCGTGATAAAGGGAAACGGAATGACGTCGCTCGGTGCGGCGTTGTTCGGCCTCTAACGACGCGGCAGCCTGACGGAAGGACCCCATGGAAGCGGTGACCGGCATATTCGGATTTTTGACGGGCTATATCGTTCCGTTCGTCCTCGTGCTCTCGCTGCTCGTCTTCGTGCATGAGATGGGCCACTATCTCGTCGGGCGCTGGAGCGGAATCCGCATCCTCGCCTTTTCGGTCGGCTTCGGTCCTGAAATTTTCGGCTTCACCGACCGCCACGGAACGCGCTGGAAGATTTCGCTGATCCCGCTCGGCGGCTACGTCCGGTTCTTCGGCGACGAGGATGCCTCGAGCAAACCCGACGCCGACAAGCTCGCTGCCATGTCCGAGGAGGACAGGGCACGTTCCTTTGCCGGCGCAAAGCTGTGGAAACGTGCGGCAACCGTCGCGGCCGGCCCGATCGCCAATTTCCTGCTGGCGATCGCCATCTTCACCATTCTTTTTGCGGTCTATGGCCGCACCGTCGCCGATCCCGTCGTGGCCGAGGTCAAGCCGGATAGCGCCGCGTCGGCCGCCGGCATCCTTCCCGGCGATCTGCTGGTCGCCATCGACGGCGGCAAGGTTGAGACGTTCGACGACGTGCGCCGGTATGTCAGCATCCGCCCGAACCAGAAGATCGTCGTGACGATCGAGCGTAGCGGCCAGAAACTCGACCTGCCGATGGTGCCGCAACGCACCGATATGACGGACCAGTTCGGCAACAAGATCGAGGTGGGGCTGATCGGGATCGTCACCAATCAGGAAGTCGGCCACTTCCGTCTTCAGACCTATACGCCGCTCCAGGCGCTGCGCGAAGGCGTGATCCAGACCCGGGATATCGTGACCGGCACCTTCAAATATATCGGCAATCTTCTGACCGGATCGATGCGGGCCGATCAATTGGGCGGACCGATCCGCGTGGCGCAAGCTTCGGGCCAGATGGCTACGCTTGGAATAGGTGCCGTGCTGCAGCTCGCTGCGGTGCTTTCGGTTTCGATAGGATTGCTTAACCTGATGCCGGTTCCGGTACTTGATGGCGGCCACCTGATGTTCTATGCGGTGGAGGCCGTGAGGGGGAAACCGC from Rhizobium sp. Pop5 includes these protein-coding regions:
- the rseP gene encoding RIP metalloprotease RseP, giving the protein MEAVTGIFGFLTGYIVPFVLVLSLLVFVHEMGHYLVGRWSGIRILAFSVGFGPEIFGFTDRHGTRWKISLIPLGGYVRFFGDEDASSKPDADKLAAMSEEDRARSFAGAKLWKRAATVAAGPIANFLLAIAIFTILFAVYGRTVADPVVAEVKPDSAASAAGILPGDLLVAIDGGKVETFDDVRRYVSIRPNQKIVVTIERSGQKLDLPMVPQRTDMTDQFGNKIEVGLIGIVTNQEVGHFRLQTYTPLQALREGVIQTRDIVTGTFKYIGNLLTGSMRADQLGGPIRVAQASGQMATLGIGAVLQLAAVLSVSIGLLNLMPVPVLDGGHLMFYAVEAVRGKPLGSAAQEIAFRIGLAMVLTLMVFATWNDISALIG
- the frr gene encoding ribosome recycling factor — encoded protein: MSEGIDIKELKRRMDGAVSAFKSDIASLRTGRASANILDPVTIEAYGSRMPLNQVANITVPEPRMLTVSVWDKSMVGAVDRGIRESNLGLNPIVDGQNLRIPLPELNEERRKSLVKVAHDYAEKSKVAIRHVRRDGMDGLKKAEKDGVIGQDEGRAQSERVQKMTDETISDIDRLLAEKEKEIMQV
- a CDS encoding isoprenyl transferase, whose amino-acid sequence is MSEAAFVTVPEHVAIIMDGNGRWAKQRGLPRTMGHRKGVETVRETVRAAAAAGIKYLTLFAFSSENWRRPEAEVSDLLGLLKAFIRRDLAELHRQNVRIKVIGDRHTLRSDILGLLLEAEETTKENSALTLVIAFNYGSRDEISRAVVSLARDVEEGRLRAQDITPALINARLDTAGIPDPDLIIRTSGEERLSNFLLWQAAYSEFVFLPEYWPDFSPDVFRSALEKFASRDRRFGGLSSQAAAVGT
- the pyrH gene encoding UMP kinase → MSLEPVYKRVLLKASGEALMGGQGFGIDVTVADRIASDIAEARHMGVEVGVVVGGGNIFRGVAVASKGGDRVTGDHMGMLGTIINALALATSLRKLNIDTVVLSAISMPEICESFSQRATLYHLSMGRVVIFAGGTGNPFFTTDSAAALRAAEMGAEAIFKGTQVDGIYTADPKKYPDATRFDRLTHQEVLDRGLAVMDVAAVALARENSIPIIVFSIHEKGGFAEILTGGGLKTIVSDN
- a CDS encoding phosphatidate cytidylyltransferase produces the protein MQRELKLRIVSGLILAVIVLAATWYGGLAFRALAAVIGLLIYYEWSRITGVARDWVVNAVGWIGEAAIAFLVLVGNFEFAAGMLVGVTAVGIALIIVHGASRWFPAGLFYAGATGLALAAIRSDDRPGLYAMLFVFAVVWATDILAYFVGRALGGPKLAPSISPGKTWSGAIGGAVSAVAAGVFLVHFLLPGAEIIAACVALVLSVCSQSGDLFESFIKRKFGVKDSSRLIPGHGGVMDRVDGLIFACFSAFLLAGLFSVIKGNGMTSLGAALFGL